From the Manihot esculenta cultivar AM560-2 chromosome 3, M.esculenta_v8, whole genome shotgun sequence genome, one window contains:
- the LOC110611117 gene encoding peroxidase N1 has product MGMQLLAFLLLTCMVATMVQGQGTRVGFYSSSCPRVESIVRTTVETHFRSNPTIAPGLLRMHFHDCFVHGCDASILIDGANSEKTAGPNLPLRGFEVIDDAKSKLEAACPGVVSCADILALAARDSVVLTRGPTWPVPTGRRDGRVSLASDTANLPGFTDSIDVQKQKFAALGLNTQDLVTLVGGHTIGATACQFFRYRLYNFSGNGADPSIDPAFVPQLQALCPQNGDASKRIALDTGSSNTFDSTFFSNLRNGRGILESDQKLWTDATTRTFVQRFLGIRGLLGLTFNVEFARSMVKMSNIGVKTGSNGEIRKICTAIN; this is encoded by the exons ATGGGCATGCAATTATTAGCATTTCTTCTCTTGACCTGCATGGTGGCCACCATGGTTCAAGGGCAAGGAACTCGAGTTGGCTTTTATTCGAGCTCATGTCCTCGGGTTGAATCCATAGTTAGGACAACAGTTGAAACCCATTTCAGGTCTAATCCCACAATTGCACCTGGTTTGCTGAGGATGCACTTCCATGATTGCTTCGTGCATGGCTGTGATGCTTCCATTCTCATTGACGGAGCTAACTCAGAGAAAACTGCAGGACCTAACCTTCCTCTCAGAGGATTTGAAGTCATTGACGACGCTAAGTCTAAACTCGAAGCTGCTTGCCCTGGAGTTGTCTCTTGTGCTGATATTTTAGCACTTGCCGCCCGCGACTCTGTGGTTTTG ACAAGAGGACCGACTTGGCCAGTACCCACAGGACGTAGAGATGGGAGGGTTTCTTTAGCATCCGATACTGCAAATTTGCCTGGCTTCACAGACTCCATTGATGTTCAAAAGCAAAAGTTTGCAGCTTTGGGTCTTAACACTCAAGATCTCGTTACCCTTGTTG GAGGACACACGATAGGAGCCACAGCCTGCCAATTCTTCAGATACAGGCTGTATAATTTCAGTGGAAATGGTGCAGATCCTTCCATCGACCCAGCATTTGTTCCACAACTACAGGCACTTTGTCCACAAAATGGTGACGCCTCCAAAAGAATTGCACTTGACACTGGCAGTTCCAACACTTTCGACTCAACTTTCTTCTCCAATTTGAGGAATGGCAGAGGAATTCTTGAATCTGATCAGAAGTTGTGGACTGATGCCACAACCAGAACCTTCGTTCAACGTTTCTTAGGCATCAGAGGCTTGCTTGGCTTGACCTTTAATGTGGAGTTCGCTAGATCCATGGTTAAAATGAGCAATATCGGTGTTAAAACTGGTTCAAATGGCGAAATTCGTAAAATCTGTACTGCCATAAATTGA